The following proteins come from a genomic window of Scomber japonicus isolate fScoJap1 chromosome 4, fScoJap1.pri, whole genome shotgun sequence:
- the LOC128357682 gene encoding P2Y purinoceptor 1-like: protein MNNTSRPRVNFDFGHRFLPPVFISVFIVGLVANGWGLKSLLQKWRKLKIINVFVLNLGLADILYLLTLPFLMVYHFMGSKWIFGVTFCKITRFCFNLNLYGSIGFLTCISVYRYLAIVHPVRVMGRLTVTHSVAISIMVWLLVSIQCLPDMFYTKTYGNRPGKCYDTTHKTYVEDYLKYSFGWTLTGFCLPLLITLGCYGHIAIVLWTRKRIDKVQKQRGLKLLLILILLFSVCYIPYHVFKNLNLWSRVLLKRQIFYKWSNTIYIAHQISRALVCLNSVLNPLVYLHGNEDIPAQLRQLLQRACPMFSRSPPRNSVNVSMTEMTEFNQSFIHEK, encoded by the coding sequence ATGAATAACACATCTCGTCCTCGTGTCAATTTTGACTTTGGACACAGATTCCTGCCTCCTGTTTTCATCTCAGTATTCATCGTTGGTCTGGTGGCTAATGGATGGGGATTGAAGTCTTTGCTGCAGAAATGGAGGAAACTAAAGATCATCAATGTTTTTGTTCTCAATCTTGGTCTTGCAGATATTTTGTACCTGCTCACACTCCCATTTCTGATGGTGTACCATTTTATGGGGAGTAAATGGATCTTTGGAGTCACATTCTGCAAGATAACAAGATTCTGCTTCAACCTGAATTTATATGGCAGCATTGGGTTCCTTACTTGTATAAGTGTGTACAGGTACCTGGCCATTGTCCATCCAGTGAGAGTGATGGGAAGATTAACTGTGACCCATTCTGTGGCTATCTCAATCATGGTTTGGCTGCTGGTGAGCATTCAATGTCTCCCTGACATGTTTTACACCAAGACATATGGAAACAGGCCTGGGAAATGCTATGATACCACCCATAAGACATACGTTGAGGATTACCTGAAATACAGCTTCGGATGGACACTCACTGGATTTTGCCTCCCCTTACTCATCACACTGGGTTGCTATGGACACATAGCTATAGTTTTATGGACTAGAAAGAGAATTGACAAGGTACAGAAACAGAGAGGTTTGAAGTTGTTGCTCATCTTaattcttctcttctctgtttgtTACATCCCCTATCATGTATTCAAGAACCTCAACCTCTGGTCAAGAGTTTTACTAAAACGGCAGATATTCTATAAATGGTCTAATACAATCTACATTGCTCATCAGATAAGTCGTGCACTTGTGTGTCTGAACAGTGTTCTTAACCCTCTGGTTTACCTCCATGGAAATGAAGATATTCCTGCTCAGCTTAGACAGCTGCTCCAGAGAGCTTGTCCAATGTTCAGCCGTTCGCCTCCAAGAAACTCTGTTAATGTGTCGATGACGGAAATGACCGAATTCAATCAGAGTTTTATACATGAAAAATAG
- the LOC128357683 gene encoding P2Y purinoceptor 1-like yields the protein MNNTSCPQVNFAFEHRFLPLVFISVFIVGLAANGWGLKSLKLNWKKLGNVSVFVLNLSLADILYLLTLPFLMVYYVMGSKWIFGDTFCKITRFCFNLNLYGSIGFLTCISVYRYLAIVHPMRVMGRLTVTRSVAISIMVWLLVSVQSLPDMFYTKTFGNESGKCYDTTSKRYVEDYLNYSLGWTLTGFCVPFLITLGCYGHMIVILCRKDTTDKVLKQRCLRLLLILIILFCVCYIPYHVLRNLNLWSRVLSKQRICYEWSKGVYIAHQISRGLVCLNSALNPLVYLHGNDDISAQLRELLQRARQMSCCSFLSNSGCVPVAQTADRD from the coding sequence ATGAATAACACATCTTGTCCTCAAGTTAATTTTGCCTTTGAACACAGATTCCTGCCTCTTGTTTTCATCTCAGTATTCATCGTTGGTCTGGCGGCTAATGGATGGGGATTGAAGTCTTTGAAGCTGAACTGGAAGAAACTGGGAAACGTCAGTGTTTTTGTTCTCAATCTTAGTCTTGCAGATATTTTGTACCTGCTCACACTCCCATTTCTGATGGTGTACTATGTTATGGGAAGTAAATGGATCTTTGGAGACACATTCTGCAAGATAACAAGATTCTGCTTCAACCTGAATTTATATGGCAGCATTGGGTTCCTTACTTGTATAAGTGTGTACAGGTACCTGGCCATTGTCCATCCAATGAGAGTGATGGGAAGATTAACTGTCACACGGTCTGTGGCTATCTCAATCATGGTTTGGTTGTTGGTGAGCGTTCAAAGTCTCCCTGACATGTTCTACACCAAGACATTTGGAAACGAGTCTGGGAAATGCTACGACACCACCAGTAAGAGATATGTTGAGGATTACCTGAATTACAGCCTTGGATGGACACTCACAGGATTTTGTGTCCCATTCCTCATCACACTGGGCTGCTATGGACATATGATTGTCATTCTCTGCCGCAAAGATACCACTGACAAGGTACTGAAACAGAGATGCTTGAGATTATTGCTCATTTTAATTAttctcttctgtgtttgttACATCCCCTATCATGTACTGAGGAACCTCAACCTTTGGTCAAGAGTTCTGTCCAAACAGCGGATATGCTACGAATGGTCAAAGGGAGTCTACATAGCTCATCAGATAAGTCGTGGACTTGTGTGTCTGAACAGTGCTCTCAATCCTCTGGTTTATCTTCATGGAAATGATGATATCTCTGCTCAGCTCAGAGAGCTGCTCCAGCGAGCTCGTCAGATGTCCTGCTGTTCCTTTCTGTCAAACTCAGGCTGTGTGCCCGTTGCACAAACTGCAGATAGAGATTAA